In Armatimonadota bacterium, the genomic stretch AGAGAATCGTTTCCAGAGGACATCATCTCGATACCCTTCGGGTAGGTCACCTTGGTGAGCTTGAACTTCTTAGTCTTCGTGGTGAGCGTGATCGGGTTCTCGTACTCACTCTTCGGTGGGTTTTGGTAGGCATGCCATCCGTCAGGAATCTTGACGGTGAGGGTTCCGTTAACCACGCCGTCCTTCCCCGGAGTTGCCGAAACTTTGAACTCCAACACGGGAGCCGCGACCATCGAAAGAGCGATCAGCGAAGACGCAATCATAATCATCATTATGATTCAACGCCAAAGAAGTTCGGCTATTTCGGTTGAATCTCAAAAAATGTGATCGTTGCAGTCGGTTCTTGTCCACCAAAAACCATCAAGTAAATCTTGCCTGCTTCAAAGTCTTTGGTTGTGGTGACAACTTCAGTTTCAGTGAACTGTCGTTGCGCTGTGAGCGTCGTCGGGCCAGCATCAATTTCGTTGGAGGTGATTTGTCCGAAGTCGACCGCATTGAACGAGATCGTTGGGTTCGTACCTGGGTTCTTGAAGATAACGGCATATGAATCTTCTCCCGTGGCGCGGACGAACGAGTTGAAGGCGTAAACGCGCGCCTTATTGCCGTTGGGAGCAACCCGATTGACTCCGAAAAAGTCGAACCTTAGCCTCTTGGCGTTTTCTGTTCCGAAATCTTTCAGGCCAAACGCCAGCGCAAGATGGTCAGTGTCCTTATTCAGGGTTCGGGCCTGGCTATCGATCACGATAGTACTGCCGTTCTCGTTGATCGAGAAGTCTTTCTCTTCAGCGGCAACCGGCTTGAACGTCGTAGTTAACCCTCCTGAAGCTGCATTCGAAACCACAACCGAATCGTTAACAAGGAAATCTAATGCAACCGCTGGAGCCAGGTTAATCACTCGAAAATTTGGGTCGGGCAATTCAGCGGTCGTACCACTGCCGCCACCACAGGCGAGAATCGTGATCGCCAGCGCTCCGAGACCGAGAATTCGAGCTGATTTCATTTGAATCTAATTTTGACCGAGAATCTCTCTAATGTTGTCATCAAAAACTTCATAACAGACCGGGCAGCCGACTAAACCAGTCTTTTTGACGCCCGCTCGTTTGGTTTTGCAGACGGGGCAGGCGTCGATCAGTCGGGTTTGGTTCCGATGTTGGAGGAGTCGATTGACAGGGTTTAACTTCGGGCACCCCCCACATACCGTTTCCGACAGTCCCCATTCCGTCACACGATGAGTTTTCGGGCGGAGGCAATCGGAGCAGGACATTGGGGCTAGAACGGAACGCCGTTCTTGGTCTCTTCTCGATACAGTTCAACGAGCTGTTTCGTAATCGGGCCAGGTTTCCCGTCGCCGATTGGGCGGCTATCGAGGGTAACCATTGGGATGACCTCGGCAGCGGTTCCGGTCAGGAAGCATTCCTCAGCGGCGTAAAGGTCGAACGGAGTTAACTTGCACTCTTCAACCGCGTATCCGGCTTTTCGAGCCAGATCCATCACAGCATCTCGAGTAACGCCTTTCAGGATTCCGCTCGCCGGGTCCGGGGTGCGGATAATGCCGTTCTGGATCACAAAAATGTTATCGCCCGTACACTCAGCGACATTCCCCTGGTGATTCAGCATGAGGCCTTCACCAGCTCCCCGGAAGTTAGCCTCTTGCTTCGCAAGAATGTTGGAAGCGTACTTGCCGATGCACTTCAAGCGAGGATCCAAAGCGTCAGCCGGGATCGTTTTGAAACTTGTGGTTACCACGTCAAGCCCCGTTTCGTATGACTCGGGCGGATAGAGCGCAAGCGTATTGATCATCACCATCACGTTGGGTTCGGTATCGATCTTGCTCGGGTCGAGGCCAAGTCCGGTTCCTCGGGTGACGTTGAGCCGAATGTAGCCCGCCTCCATGTCCGACTTCATGCAGGTGTCCAGGATGATTGCTCGTAGCTCGGGCTGCGAGATCGACATCTTGAAGTTAAGATATTTGATGCCGTGATACAGCCGATCAAGGTGCTCATCAAGCTTGAAAACCTTGTGGTGATAGATGCGAATTCCCTCGAACAAACCGTCGCCATAAAGGTGGCAGTGATCTGCCGCAGGAATCATCGCCGTTTCAAGCGGACCAACCGTGCCATTGAACCAAACAAGCTTTTGCACAATCTCTATTATGACCGCCCAAAACCTGGATCATTCGACGGGGTAACTTCGTCATAATTGTATCGCCATTACTGGCAGGTATGAATGCTTTTATGAAACGCGGTGGCGTTGTTGCTTTGTCGAGTGTCGCGATTGTATCAATCGTTCTCGCAGGGGTGTCTCAAACTGTCGAACCAAAGCTGAAAAAAGGCAGTCAAGTCGGCATCGTCGAAGTCGGTGGTTTGACTGTCAGTGAAGCCCAGAAAAAGGTCCGAATCTGGTGGGAAGCTGTTCGAGTAAAGCCGCTAACTCTCAAGATTCAAGATAAAACTGCGAAGGAGACGTTTAGTGCAACTCAACTGGGAATCGTCGTTGATGACGTCGCCTCGGTGGCTCAAGTGCCAGTCGAAGGAGTCGTTGGGCAAGTTATCGGCTCAGACGAAAAGGCAGTTTTCAATCCCATCTTTAAGCCCAATGTTGTCGACCTTGGGCGACTTAAATCTGTCGTCTCGAAGACTTTCGGTCCTCCAACTCCTGCCAAAGTGAAGTTCGTGGATGGACAAATTCAGCGCACGCCAGAGAC encodes the following:
- a CDS encoding protein-disulfide reductase DsbD domain-containing protein, producing MIASSLIALSMVAAPVLEFKVSATPGKDGVVNGTLTVKIPDGWHAYQNPPKSEYENPITLTTKTKKFKLTKVTYPKGIEMMSSGNDSLVYEGSIKIDFVGTFEKGIKPGKTGYEAVLDFGYQLCDASTCIPPTSTAVKLVWKPKK
- the ilvE gene encoding branched-chain-amino-acid transaminase — encoded protein: MQKLVWFNGTVGPLETAMIPAADHCHLYGDGLFEGIRIYHHKVFKLDEHLDRLYHGIKYLNFKMSISQPELRAIILDTCMKSDMEAGYIRLNVTRGTGLGLDPSKIDTEPNVMVMINTLALYPPESYETGLDVVTTSFKTIPADALDPRLKCIGKYASNILAKQEANFRGAGEGLMLNHQGNVAECTGDNIFVIQNGIIRTPDPASGILKGVTRDAVMDLARKAGYAVEECKLTPFDLYAAEECFLTGTAAEVIPMVTLDSRPIGDGKPGPITKQLVELYREETKNGVPF